The DNA region TCGAGCAGGGGAGGCCCCAACCCCGAGCACCAGTTATTCCTGCACTGCCGACGCGGCTGAGCAACGCTTGGACGGCGCGCGCGGCGCGCAGCCCCGGACGGACGGATTCGAAACGCGTGACGGAGCACCTCAGCCCCTACGAGGGCCGCAAGGCACCAGTTGCCCGGCCAACCGCCCCCGCGGATCCCCGCGGGGCGCTGCTGCGTGCCCCGGAGACGGAAACGTTCGGCTCCGAGGGCGTGAACGCCCTGCCCGCGCAGGCACGCACGGGTGAACAGGACGCGGGCACGGGCAACGAGCACGCCCAGTCGTCCACGCCCGCCACGGAAGGACCGGGCAGCCACCGCCCGCGCCCGGCCCCCGAGGGCCTGCCGACCCAGCCGCACCCCGGCCCCGACGCGGCCAGGCCGGGCACCGAGGCCCCCACGGCCCTGCCCGGCGTGAGCGACGTGCCGGGCGCCCCCGGTGGCGCCGAGCGCCGCTCGGGCCGCCCCCGCCCGCCGGGCCCCGCGGCGATGCGGCGCGACGGGGACCGGCTGCGGTTCGTGGGCGCCGCCACCCGGCGCATCGCCCGTGGCATCGACCTCGACGAGATCGTGATGGGCCTGTGCCGGGCCACCGTGCCCACGTTCTCGGACGCGATCCTCGTCTATCTGCGCGACCCGCTGCCGGTGGGCGACGAGCGCCCCGCGGGACCGCTGCTCCTCAGGCTGCGCCGCACCGACCGCATCCCCGAGGACCAGGACACCGACGGCGGCACGCTGCCCGCCCTCCAGGTCCAGTCCGACCTGTCGTCGGCCGCCGAGCTGTGCGAGGTCCGGGTGGGCAGCGCGCTCGCGGAGGTCCTGCGCGGGGTGCGACCGGTGTTCGCGGACGCCGCGACGGCGTTCGGCGCGCTGCCCGAGCTGCTCGGTGACGGGCGTTCGGTGCCCGGCGGCCAGCGCGCGATCCTGGCGCCGCTGCGGGGGCGGCGCCGGGTCATCGGGGCCGCGGTCTTCCTGCGCCGCCCCGACCGGCACCCGTTCGAGGCCGACGATCTCCTGGTCGCCGCCCAGCTCGCCACGCACAGCGCGCTCGGCATCGACAAGGCCGTCCTGTACGGCCGCGAGGCGTACATCGCCGACGAGCTGCAGCGCACGATGCTCCCCGAGACCCTGCCGCGCGCCACCGGCGTGCGCCTGGCCTCGCGCTACCTCCCGGCCGCCGAGACCGCCCGCGTCGGCGGCGACTGGTACGACGCGATCCCGCTGCCCGGCAGCCGCGTCGCCCTGGTCGTCGGCGACGTCATGGGGCACTCCATGACCTCCGCCGCGATCATGGGCCAGCTGCGCACCACCGCGCAGACCCTCGCCGGCCTCGACCTGCCGCCCCAGGAGGTCCTGCACCACCTCGACGAGCAGGCCCAGCGCCTCGGCTCCGACCGCATGGCGACCTGCCTGTACGCGGTGTACGACCCGGTCTCGCACCGCATCACCATCGCCAACGCGGGCCACCCGCCGCCCGTCCTGCTGCACCTGGGCGGCCGCGCGGAGGTCCTGCGGGTGCCGCCGGGCGCGCCCATCGGCGTGGGCGGCGTCGACTTCGAGGCCGTCGAGCTGGACGCCCCTGCGGGCGCGACCCTGCTCCTGTACACGGACGGGCTCGTGGAGTCCCGCCTGCGCGACGTGTGGACGGGCATAGAGCAGCTGCGCGAGCGCCTCGCCGCCACCGCCCAGCTCACCGGGCCCGACCACCCGCCGCCCCTCGAGGCCCTGTGCGACGAGGTCCTCGACATGCTCGGCCCCGGCGACCGCGACGACGACATCGCCCTGCTCGCCGCCCGCTTCGACGGGATCGCGCCGAGCGACGTGGCGTACTGGTTCCTGGAACCGGAGGACGCCACGCCGTCGCGCGCCCGCAGGCTGGCCCGCAGCGCCCTGGAACGCTGGGGCCTGACCGAGCTGAACGACGCCGTGGAGCTGCTCGTCAGCGAGGTCGTCACGAACGCCGTGCGGTACGCCACGCGGCCGATCACCCTGCGGCTGCTACGCACGGACGTGCTGCGCTGCGAGGTCGGCGACGACGTGCCGCAGCTCCCACGGCTGCGCCAGGCCCGCGCGACGGACGAGGGCGGACGCGGTCTGTACCTGGTCAACAGGCTGGCGCGGCGCTGGGGTGCCACGCGCCTGAGCACGGGAAAGGTGGTCTGGTTCGAGCTGAACCAGAACTGATCCGGGCCTGATCCGGAGCCGAGCCGGAGCCTGACCAGGCCCGTTCCGGAGCTGGTCCGGGCCCGACTCGGGCCCGGACCGGAACGGGACCGGAACTGGACCCCGTCCAAATGTTGCCGATGCCCGGTCGGCGGAGTTCACTGGCCTGTGTGCCCGAGCTCCGTCCGATGGGAGGACGCTCATGACATACACGACGAACAACGCCGGGATCCCGGTGGAGAGCGACGAACACTCGCTGACCGTCGGGTCCGACGGCCCCGTCCTGCTCCAGGACCACTACCTCATCGAGAAGATGGCCCAGTTCAACCGGGAACGGGTGCCCGAGCGGGTGGTGCACGCGAAGGGGTCGGGGGCCTACGGGACCTTCGAAGTGACCAACGACGTCAGCCAGTTCACCAAGGCCGACCTCTTCCAGCCCGGCAGGCGCACCGAGATGCTGGCGCGCTTCTCGACCGTCGCCGGTGAGCAGGGCTCGCCCGACACCTGGCGCGACCCCCGCGGCTTCGCGCTGAAGTTCTACACCGAGCAGGGCAATTACGACCTGGTCGGCAACAACACGCCCATCTTCTTCGTCCGCGACCCCATCAAGTTCCAGGACTTCATCCGCTCCCAGAAGCGCACCCCCGCCAGCGGACTGCGCGACCACGACATGCAGTGGGACTTCTGGACGCTGTCCCCCGAGTCCGCGCACATGGTGACGTGGCTCATGGGCGACCGCGGCATCCCGAAGACGTACCGCCACATGAACGGCTACTCCTCGCACACCTATCTGTGGTTCAACGGCGGCGGCGAGAAGTTCTGGGTGAAGTACCACTTCAAGACCGACCAGGGCATCGACTTCCTCACCCAGGCCGAGGCCGACGAACTCGCCGGGACGGACGGCGACGCCCACCGGCGCGACCTGTTCGAGTCGATCGCGCGGGGCGAGCACCCGAGCTGGACGCTGAAGGTCCAGATCATGCCGTTCGAGGACGCCCCGGACTACCGCTTCAACCCCTTCGACCTGACGAAGGTGTGGCCGCACGGCGACTACCCGCTGATCGAGGTCGGCCGGATGCGCCTCGACAAGAACCCCGAGGACTTCCACATCCACATCGAGCAGGCCGCGTTCGAGCCGTCGAACATGGTGCCCGGCATCGGCCCGTCCCCCGACAAGATGCTGCTCGGACGGCTGTTCTCGTACCCCGACACGCACCGCTACCGCATCGGCCCCAACTACGCCCAGCTGCCGCCGAACCGCCCGCACACGGCCGTCCACTCGTACGCGAAGGACGGTCCGATGCGGTACGAGGCCGCCGACGTGGCCCGGCCGTACGCGCCCAACTCCTACGGCGGCCCGGCCGCTCCGGTGCAGGAGTCCGTGGACCCGGCGGGCTGGCGGACGGCCGGCGAGATGGTGCGCGAGGCGTACAAGCTCCACCGCGAGGACGACGACTTCGGCCAGGCGGGCACGCAGGTGCGGCAGGTGCTCGACGACGCGCAGCGCGAACGGCTCGTGTCGAACATCAGCGGGCACCTCCTCGACGGCGTCTCCCGCCCCGTCCTGGACCGGGCGCTCGCGTACTGGCGCAACGTGGACAAGGACCTGGGCGACAGGGTCGCGGCGAAGGTCAACGGCGACGGCGGGACGTGACCACCCGGCCGGGCCCGGTGAGCCGAGTCAGCCCGCTCTGAGCGGTCCGCCCGGCCGGTCACTGCGGTCCGGGCGGCCCGCCACTGCGGTCCCGGCTGTCAGTCGGCCCGGTCCGAGCGGTCCGCCCTGTCGTCCGGGTCGTCCGGGATGCCCCACGTCGGTGGTGGCGTCGTCGGAGTCGTCGGCGGGTTCGTCGGCGTCGTCGGGGTCGTGGGCGGCTTCGTCGCCGGGGTGGTCGGCGGCTGGGTCGTCGGGGGCTTCGTCGACGGCGGCTTCGTCGTCGGCTTGTCCTTGTCCTCGTCGTCCGTCTCGGTGGGCGGTGCCGTCGGGGTCCGCGGGGCCTGCGTCGGCGGCTCGGGGGGTGCTTCGACGCCGGAACCCATGTCCGTCTTCAGGTTGAACTTGGTGCGCGAGCCCGTCGCGTTGAACGTGTACGCCGCCCAGATCTCGGCCGGGAAGCTGCCGCCGTCGACGCGCGGCTTGCCGCCCGCGCCCCGCATGGACACCTGCTGGCCGCGCTTGAACTTGCCGTCGTCCTTCGGCTGCTCGCCGAACAGGCCGACGGAGGTGACCAGCTTGGGCGTGTAGCCCACGAACCAGGCCGACTTGTTGTCGTCGGACGTACCGGTCTTGCCGGCGACCGACTGACCCTTGCGGTTGCTCGCGTCGCGCACCGAGGCCCGCGCCGTGCCGTCGTCGACCACGCCGGTGAGCACGGACGTGACGGAGTCCGCGGCGCCCCGGCTGATGACCTCGTCGCCGATGGCGTCCGGCAGGTCGACGGAGCGGTCCTTGTGCTCGACCGACTTCACGAGCTGCGGCGTGACCTGCTTGCCGTGGTTGTCGAGCGTCGCGTACACGGCCGCCATCTCCAGCGGACTCGCGCCCATCGACCCGAGGGTCTGCGCGGGCACGGCGGGCAGGCCCTTGACGTCCATGCCGAGCTTGCCCGCGGTCTGCAGGACCTTGTCCATGTCGACGTCCACGCCCATCTGCGCGAACACGGAGTTGATGGACTTGTTCATCGCCGTCTGGACGGTGACGGGGCCGTAGGAGCGGCCGTCCTCGTTGGGCGGGGCGAAGCCGATGTCGCTGCCCTTGACGGGACGCTTGCTGCGGCCGCTGTAGATGGTGTCCGCCGTGATCGGCTTGCCCTCCTGCGTCTTGGCGCCCTGCTCCAGGGCGGCGGCGAGGATCAGCGGCTTGAAGGTGGAGGCGGGCTGGTAGTCGCCGCGGGTGGCGTTGTTCGTGAAGTGCTTCAGATAGTCACGGCCGCCGTACATCGCGACGATCCCGCCGGTCTTCGGGTCGACGGAGACCGCACCGGCCTGCACGCGCGCGTCGGCCTTGCTCCTGCCCGGCTCCAGCTTGTCGTTGAGCTTCCTGTCGACCGCCTTCTCCAGCTGGCGCTGCTTCTTGGGGTCGATGTTCAGCGTGATGGTGTAGCCGCCCGCCTTGAGCTGCGCCTCCGCCTCGGACTTGGTGTAGCCCTCCTTGACGAGCTGCGCCTCGATGGCCTCGTTGGCGGCCCGGACCAGATAGCCGGTCTGCCCCTTCATCTCGGGGTCGGGCTTCGGCTCGTGCGGCTTGGGGAACTTCAGGCGGTCGCGCTCGGCGGAGTCGAGCCAGCCCTGCCCGACCATGTTGTTCAGTACGTAGTCCCAGCGCTCCCTGACCAGCTTCTTGCCGGTGGGCGTGGCCGTCGCCCAGTCATAGGAGCTGGGGGCCTGGAGCAGCGCGGCGAGGTAGGCGCCCTGCGCGACGTTCAGCTTCTCGGCGTCGACGCCGTAGTAGGCCTGGGCGGCGGCCTGGATGCCGTAGGCGCCGCGGCCGTAGTACACGGTGTTGAGGTAGCCCGCGAGGATGTCGTCCTTGCTCTTCTCGCGGTCCACCTTCAGCGAGATGACCAGTTCCTTGAGCTTGCGCGAGACGGTCTGGTCCTGCGTGAGGTAGTAGTTCTTCACGTACTGCTGGGTGATCGTCGAGCCGCCCTGCTTGCCCTTGCCGGCCAGCGTGTTGAGCACGCCGCGGGCGGTGCCCTTCAGGTCGACGCCCGAGTCCTTGTAGAAGGACTTGTTCTCGGCGGCGACGAAGGTGCGCTGCACCGGCTTCGGGATCTTGTCCAGGTCGATGATCTCGCGGTTCACGTCGCCGTCGCCGTCGCGGGCGAGGAGCGTGCCGTCGCTGTACTTGTAGACGTTGCTCTGCAGGCGCGCGGCGGCGTTGCCCTTGGGGATGTCCACGACCAGGTACAGCACGACGAAGCCGAGCATCAGAAGCAGGATGAAGGAGAAGAGCGCGCCCAGGAGCTTCTTCCAGGTGAAGAAGCGGCGGATGCCGGTCTTCTTGGGCTTGGCCGAGCGGCCTCGGCGGGCCGCGCGGCGGCCACCGCCCGCGCCCTCGCCGGACTCGCTCGCGCCGGGTATGCCCTCGCGGGAGGTGTCCTCGCCGGCGGGGTCGGCGCCGGGGCCGGCGACGGAGGGACTGCCGGTGGCGGGGGCCTCGCCGCCGGACGGGCGGGGGCGCGCTGATCGGCGCGCACCGCGCTGCCGCGCTTTTCGCTCTTCCGCTCGGCCCATGACTGTGGCGCTCCGCTTCGTCTCGTCGTCTTCGTACTGTGTGCCGCGTGCTGTGTGCCCGCGTGGCGCTCGGGTGCGTGCCACCGAGTGCCCGTGGCACCTCAGGTCAGCTCATGAAGCTAACACCGCGCCAGTGGACAAACGCCCCACGATCCGGCCTTTTCCGGACGTGACAATCAGCACCCAGCACAGGGGAACCAGTGCTGTCCCACCCAAATCGACTCACCAGGGCCACCGACGGTTGCCCGGGAACCGAACACACAGTCGTCCGCCGGCCTAGACACCGCGCGTATACACGCCACGTATACGTGGTGTGTATAGTGCTCCGCATGTCCATCGGTCACACCCTCCTCGGGCTCCTCGAATCAGGGCCCCGCCACGGCTACGACCTCAAGCGCGCCTTCGACGAGAAGTTCGGCCACGACAAGCCGCTGCACTACGGCCAGGTCTACTCGACCATGTCCCGGCTCCTGAAGAACGGCCTCGTCGAGGTCGACGGGGTGGAGGCGGGCGGCGGCCCCGAGCGGAAGCGGTACGCCATCACCGAGGCGGGCATCACCGATGTCCAGCGGTGGCTCGCGACGCCGGAGAAGCCCGAGCCGTACCTCCAGTCGACGCTCTACACCAAGGTCGTCCTCGCGCTGCTCACCCACCGCGACGCCGCCGACATCCTCGACACCCAGCGCGCGGAGCATCTGCGCCTGATGCGGATCCTCACCGACCGCAAGCGGAAGGGCGATCTCGCCGATCAGCTCATCTGCGACCACGCCCTGTTCCATCTCGAAGCCGACCTGCGCTGGCTGGAGCTCACCTCCGCCCGACTGGGCAAGCTCGCCAAGGAGGTGCTCCCCTCATGACCCCCGCTGGTTCCCTGCTCACCGCAGACGGGCTGCGCAAGGCCTATGGGCCGACCACCGCGCTCGACGGCGCCGCGTTCTCCATCCACCCCGGCGAGATCGTCGCCGTGATGGGCCCCTCCGGCTCCGGCAAGTCCACGCTCCTGCACTGCCTCGCCGGGATCGTGCGGCCGGACGCGGGCGAGATCACGTACAACGGGCGGAGCCTGACCGGCATGAGCGACGCCGCGCTCAGCGCGCTGCGCCGCAGCGAGTTCGGGTTCGTGTTCCAGTTCGGCCAGCTCGTCCCGGAGCTGACGTGCCTGGAGAACGTCGCGCTGCCCCTCAGGCTCAACGGCGCCAAGCGCAAGGACGCCGAGCGGACCGCGCTGACCTGGATGGAGCGCCTGGAGGTCGACGACGTGCGCGACAAGCGCCCCGGCCAGGCCTCCGGCGGCCAGGGCCAGCGCGTGGCCGTGGCCCGCTCCCTCGTCACCAACCCGCGCGTGCTGTTCGCGGACGAGCCCACCGGCGCCCTCGACTCCCTCAACGGCGAGCGCGTGATGGAACTGCTCACCGACGCCGCCCGCTCCACCCACGCCGCCGTCGTCCTCGTCACCCACGAGACCCGGGTCGCCGCCTACTCCGACCGCGAGGTCGTCGTACGCGACGGCAAGTCCCGTGACATGGAGCGCCTGGTATGAGCACGACCCGTACGAAGCCGGTGGCGCCGCCCGACGCCGGGGACCGGCCGACCGGTCCCACCGGCGTCCGCGCCTGGCTCCGCGACCTCGCCATGGGCATCCGGTTCGCGGTCGGCGGCGGCCGGGAGGGCTGGGTGCGCACCGGGCTCACCGCCGTCGGCGTGGGCCTCGGCGTCGCGCTCCTGCTCGGCGCCGCCTCGGTGCCCGACCTGCTCGCCAACCGCGACGCCCGCGCGACGGCACGCCAGCCGGCGGACACCATGTCCGCCAAGAAGATCGAACCCAGCGACTCGACGATCCTGATCGTCGACGCGGGCACCGACTTCCGCGACTCGGAGATCGGCGGCCGTTCCGTGCGCGCCGACGGCGGCGACCCGGTGCGTCCGCCCGGTGTGAGCGAGCTGCCGAAGGGTGGCGAGATGGTGGTCTCGCCCGCCCTGCGCGACCTGATGAACAGCTCCGAGGGCGAGCTCCTCAAGGAGCGCTTCAAGGGCTACCGCGTCACGGGCACCATCGGCGACGCGGGCCTGATGAGCCCCAAGGAGCTGTACTACTACACCGGTTCCGACACCCTCACCAAGGAGCAGGGCGCCCACCGCGTCAAGGAGTTCGGCTACAAGGACCCGGCCGAGCCGCTCGACCCGCTCCTGGTCGTGCTCGTCGTCCTGATCTGCGTCGTGCTGCTCACGCCGGTGCTCATCTTCATCGGCACCGCGGTGCGCTTCGGCGGCGAGCGGCGCGACCAGCGCCTCGCGGCGCTGCGGCTCGT from Streptomyces flavofungini includes:
- a CDS encoding ABC transporter ATP-binding protein; amino-acid sequence: MTPAGSLLTADGLRKAYGPTTALDGAAFSIHPGEIVAVMGPSGSGKSTLLHCLAGIVRPDAGEITYNGRSLTGMSDAALSALRRSEFGFVFQFGQLVPELTCLENVALPLRLNGAKRKDAERTALTWMERLEVDDVRDKRPGQASGGQGQRVAVARSLVTNPRVLFADEPTGALDSLNGERVMELLTDAARSTHAAVVLVTHETRVAAYSDREVVVRDGKSRDMERLV
- a CDS encoding PadR family transcriptional regulator — protein: MSIGHTLLGLLESGPRHGYDLKRAFDEKFGHDKPLHYGQVYSTMSRLLKNGLVEVDGVEAGGGPERKRYAITEAGITDVQRWLATPEKPEPYLQSTLYTKVVLALLTHRDAADILDTQRAEHLRLMRILTDRKRKGDLADQLICDHALFHLEADLRWLELTSARLGKLAKEVLPS
- a CDS encoding ATP-binding SpoIIE family protein phosphatase, which gives rise to MTEHLSPYEGRKAPVARPTAPADPRGALLRAPETETFGSEGVNALPAQARTGEQDAGTGNEHAQSSTPATEGPGSHRPRPAPEGLPTQPHPGPDAARPGTEAPTALPGVSDVPGAPGGAERRSGRPRPPGPAAMRRDGDRLRFVGAATRRIARGIDLDEIVMGLCRATVPTFSDAILVYLRDPLPVGDERPAGPLLLRLRRTDRIPEDQDTDGGTLPALQVQSDLSSAAELCEVRVGSALAEVLRGVRPVFADAATAFGALPELLGDGRSVPGGQRAILAPLRGRRRVIGAAVFLRRPDRHPFEADDLLVAAQLATHSALGIDKAVLYGREAYIADELQRTMLPETLPRATGVRLASRYLPAAETARVGGDWYDAIPLPGSRVALVVGDVMGHSMTSAAIMGQLRTTAQTLAGLDLPPQEVLHHLDEQAQRLGSDRMATCLYAVYDPVSHRITIANAGHPPPVLLHLGGRAEVLRVPPGAPIGVGGVDFEAVELDAPAGATLLLYTDGLVESRLRDVWTGIEQLRERLAATAQLTGPDHPPPLEALCDEVLDMLGPGDRDDDIALLAARFDGIAPSDVAYWFLEPEDATPSRARRLARSALERWGLTELNDAVELLVSEVVTNAVRYATRPITLRLLRTDVLRCEVGDDVPQLPRLRQARATDEGGRGLYLVNRLARRWGATRLSTGKVVWFELNQN
- a CDS encoding transglycosylase domain-containing protein encodes the protein MGRAEERKARQRGARRSARPRPSGGEAPATGSPSVAGPGADPAGEDTSREGIPGASESGEGAGGGRRAARRGRSAKPKKTGIRRFFTWKKLLGALFSFILLLMLGFVVLYLVVDIPKGNAAARLQSNVYKYSDGTLLARDGDGDVNREIIDLDKIPKPVQRTFVAAENKSFYKDSGVDLKGTARGVLNTLAGKGKQGGSTITQQYVKNYYLTQDQTVSRKLKELVISLKVDREKSKDDILAGYLNTVYYGRGAYGIQAAAQAYYGVDAEKLNVAQGAYLAALLQAPSSYDWATATPTGKKLVRERWDYVLNNMVGQGWLDSAERDRLKFPKPHEPKPDPEMKGQTGYLVRAANEAIEAQLVKEGYTKSEAEAQLKAGGYTITLNIDPKKQRQLEKAVDRKLNDKLEPGRSKADARVQAGAVSVDPKTGGIVAMYGGRDYLKHFTNNATRGDYQPASTFKPLILAAALEQGAKTQEGKPITADTIYSGRSKRPVKGSDIGFAPPNEDGRSYGPVTVQTAMNKSINSVFAQMGVDVDMDKVLQTAGKLGMDVKGLPAVPAQTLGSMGASPLEMAAVYATLDNHGKQVTPQLVKSVEHKDRSVDLPDAIGDEVISRGAADSVTSVLTGVVDDGTARASVRDASNRKGQSVAGKTGTSDDNKSAWFVGYTPKLVTSVGLFGEQPKDDGKFKRGQQVSMRGAGGKPRVDGGSFPAEIWAAYTFNATGSRTKFNLKTDMGSGVEAPPEPPTQAPRTPTAPPTETDDEDKDKPTTKPPSTKPPTTQPPTTPATKPPTTPTTPTNPPTTPTTPPPTWGIPDDPDDRADRSDRAD
- a CDS encoding catalase; amino-acid sequence: MTYTTNNAGIPVESDEHSLTVGSDGPVLLQDHYLIEKMAQFNRERVPERVVHAKGSGAYGTFEVTNDVSQFTKADLFQPGRRTEMLARFSTVAGEQGSPDTWRDPRGFALKFYTEQGNYDLVGNNTPIFFVRDPIKFQDFIRSQKRTPASGLRDHDMQWDFWTLSPESAHMVTWLMGDRGIPKTYRHMNGYSSHTYLWFNGGGEKFWVKYHFKTDQGIDFLTQAEADELAGTDGDAHRRDLFESIARGEHPSWTLKVQIMPFEDAPDYRFNPFDLTKVWPHGDYPLIEVGRMRLDKNPEDFHIHIEQAAFEPSNMVPGIGPSPDKMLLGRLFSYPDTHRYRIGPNYAQLPPNRPHTAVHSYAKDGPMRYEAADVARPYAPNSYGGPAAPVQESVDPAGWRTAGEMVREAYKLHREDDDFGQAGTQVRQVLDDAQRERLVSNISGHLLDGVSRPVLDRALAYWRNVDKDLGDRVAAKVNGDGGT